From one Rubrobacter xylanophilus genomic stretch:
- the tsaB gene encoding tRNA (adenosine(37)-N6)-threonylcarbamoyltransferase complex dimerization subunit type 1 TsaB, with protein MLILALDASTSVVSVALGRVEGEERRVLAEISLDGRGASEGLLPAVHAALGLAGEELRSVERIVAGVGPGTFTGIRIAAATARSLALGSGIPLCANPTLAALAAPALFVSGEVLAVLDAKRGEVFAQPFTPEGPSGGIVCCRPGELRAGGSPLVVGDGAVRYREELSGLGRIPPDDSPLHRVSAAGHVLSADLSPVAAGEVVPIYVREPDAEVRRDLNPWSRP; from the coding sequence ATGTTGATCCTGGCTCTCGATGCCTCGACCTCCGTGGTGAGCGTCGCGCTGGGCCGGGTTGAGGGCGAAGAGCGCCGGGTGCTCGCCGAGATCTCGCTCGACGGCCGCGGGGCCTCGGAGGGACTGCTGCCGGCGGTGCACGCGGCGCTCGGGCTCGCCGGGGAGGAGCTCCGCTCGGTGGAGCGGATCGTCGCCGGTGTGGGTCCCGGAACCTTTACCGGCATCAGGATCGCGGCGGCCACCGCGCGTTCCCTCGCGCTCGGGAGCGGCATCCCCCTCTGCGCCAACCCCACGCTCGCGGCCCTCGCCGCCCCGGCCCTCTTCGTGAGTGGAGAGGTGCTCGCCGTGCTTGACGCAAAGCGCGGGGAGGTCTTCGCGCAGCCCTTCACCCCGGAGGGACCCTCCGGAGGGATCGTCTGCTGCAGGCCCGGAGAGTTGCGGGCCGGAGGCTCCCCGCTGGTCGTCGGGGACGGCGCGGTGCGCTACAGGGAGGAGCTCTCCGGGTTGGGCCGCATACCGCCCGACGACTCCCCGTTGCACCGGGTCTCCGCCGCGGGGCACGTCCTCTCCGCGGACCTGTCGCCCGTCGCCGCCGGGGAGGTCGTTCCGATCTACGTCCGCGAGCCGGACGCGGAGGTCCGGCGGGACCTGAACCCCTGGAGCCGCCCGTGA
- the rimI gene encoding ribosomal protein S18-alanine N-acetyltransferase gives MRPEDLPAVMEIEALSLPTPWSEDVWRQELASPFGLYLVLEEGGRVRGQIGARRAADELHVTTLAVHPESRRRGYGRALLEAAVTEEHGIRRVLLEVRPSNAPARAFYAALGFRETGHRPRYYGDEDALLMTLDLPGDAAAPPAGA, from the coding sequence ATGCGCCCGGAGGATCTTCCCGCCGTGATGGAGATAGAGGCCCTGAGCCTCCCGACCCCGTGGAGCGAGGATGTCTGGCGGCAGGAACTCGCGAGCCCCTTCGGGCTGTACCTGGTGCTCGAGGAAGGGGGGCGGGTGCGCGGTCAGATCGGAGCGCGGCGGGCCGCCGACGAGCTGCACGTGACCACCCTCGCGGTCCATCCCGAGAGTCGCCGGCGGGGCTACGGACGGGCCCTGCTCGAGGCCGCGGTCACCGAGGAGCACGGGATCCGGCGGGTGTTGCTCGAGGTCCGGCCGAGCAACGCTCCGGCCCGCGCCTTCTACGCCGCCCTCGGCTTCCGCGAGACCGGACACCGCCCCCGCTACTACGGGGACGAAGACGCACTGCTCATGACCCTCGACCTTCCCGGCGACGCCGCCGCTCCTCCCGCCGGCGCCTGA